The Oryzias melastigma strain HK-1 linkage group LG15, ASM292280v2, whole genome shotgun sequence genome includes the window tctgagtaatcctctaaaaacctgcattcTGAACAGCCGCCCCTGTCAtgcccatgaaaacgagcggatcctcacgtgctgatgtcacaaagcgagacagcccctttcaggaagagtctgctccgcccctaAGCGAACACTTTCTCTGCAATGCTAGCAGGTTGAGCTAGTGGGGATCAGCCAGCTTAGCGAACCTTCCTACTCTATTCATGGATGTACCTTCCTGTACAGACGTGTTACAccacaatatttttattgtttcccCCACTCCAATCAAATAGCACGCATATTGTTGTTCACTGGAGAAAAGAAACATCGTGAAGAGGGAGGTGAGTACCTACTTGAACATGGTTTAGCAAAACAGAGTTGCAGCACTTGGAGTTCACCTTGCCTGGTCGTAGTCAAGTCTGATGATAGTCTCCTGTTTTGGACAGACTGTTATAGAGTCAATGCAGTTACGGTGGCAGTTTAATTTCCTCTGCCTCGTATGGAGGATTGCATCGACAATATCGGGTCAGCTACTTTCATAACTAAACTTGATCTTTTGAAAGGTTATTGGCAGGTCCTGTTAACAGACAAAGGTTCAAACGTCTCTGCTATTGTAACACTTGACCACTTTCTGCAATATACTGTCACTGCTTTCGGGAGGAGGAATCCTTCAACCACCTTTCAGCATCTGATTCAGCTTGTATTTTGCGATGTTATTAAAGTGTAACTTGTTGATGTTGTTTTCTCTGGCAGCTGGAATGACCACTTGTTTACCCTAAAGTCAGTTTTTCAGTTATCTTGGCTAAGTGTGAGTTCGGGAGGGCTACAATGACCTCTTTGGGAAAGCAGATTGGGCAAGGCCAGGTTTTTGTACTTGATGATAAGATTTCTGCTATCCCGGACTGCCCTGTTTCTACCACAAGGCGTGAGCTACAGCGTTTCTTTTGGATGGCAAGTTACTACAGATGTTTCTGTGGAAACCCTTCTGTGCTTGTTGCCCCTCTTGCCTGGAAAGGGGTGTTACAGCTTTCCTGTTCTTCGTGgttccttgtttgtttttcaactcTCTTTTTCAGTGACTAGAACAGGTGAGAGGGGGCACAGCAGGAGCCGATCAGCTGATTGGAGAActgtcaccttttttttttttttttgtcagaacgGTGGATGCAGATAAGAGGAAGAGGCTGCCCTTTCTGGAGGAGGCTTGGACTTTTTCGCAGAATGAACTTGTGCTATTGTCAACTGGGCCACCTAATACTTATTTTCGTCTTGTTTTTCTTAGTTATTCGCTTTTGCTGCGGCTCATCCTGCTGTGTGCAGGTGACTCGGGTTCGGGTTTGTAACATTGCTCCATCATACTTCTCCAGCCTGATCCACATTGCCACTCAATCCCGCTGTCTAAGATCTTCATCTTCTCTTCACCTGACTGTCCCCCTCCCTCGTCTCAGCAACAGTACTTGTTGTACTCACTTGTACAGTTTCCTTGAAAGCTTTGGAAGGCGCTTTacgtaaaatgtattattattattattaacaccAGAACTGTTTCTGTGTAATAACTTGtagaaaaatgttgctttggTTGTTATAAGGTTCCTCCTTGATTGGAGATTTCTGGGGGTCGTGTACCTATTTCCCTACATTACCTGTCTCAATATGAAAAATGACATCATTTACTTGTTTCCTTTGAGTAAAACAAGTCAAGTCTCCTCTCCAGGTGCTGGCATGATGCCCGTCGTGGTGGTACATGGAGGGGCAGTCCAGGTCCCCGAAGAGCGGGCAGAGATCACTATCTCAGGGGTGTGCTCAGCTGCGCGTTCAGGCTACCTTGTCCTGGAGGAAGGGGGCAGCAGTTTGGATGCTGTGGTTGAGGCGGTGGTCCAGATGGAGAACAGTCCATACTTTAGTGCTGGTAAGAAGTCTTGATTTTGAAGCTTTTGTGTACAGAGTACAAGTGTATTTCTGGTTTATTAACCATCAACCACACCAAAGTACAGGACAATGATTAACAAATACTGACGGCACCTCTTTTTCTCTGAACTAATGCAAATTAAAATCTTCAGGCAACTGTTCAGGAAACTCTTCAATTTAGTCCCAAGGTAAGGGGCTGACAAAAAACTAGTATGTTAGTTATATGTGGCACCAGAAATGGAGACTTACAAGACCATACACgcttttttattcttctattGTCCAACTTTGGTgggtctgtgtgaattgtagcctcagtttcctgttcttgcCTGACTTCAGTGGTACCCGGTGTGTTCTTTGGCTGCTCTAGCCCATCTGTCTCAAGGTTGGACGTTTTGTGCGTTCAAAGATGCTCTAATGCAGACATTGGTTTTatccagtggttatttgagttactgttgccttcttaccagtctggccattctcctGACCTCTGAAAACAAAGCATTTATATCCACAAAACTGTTGCTCGttggatattttctcttcttccgaccattctctgtaaaccctagtgATGGTTGTagatcaacagtttctgaaatactcagagcAGCtggtctggcaccaacaaccatgtcaCATAAAAAGTCTCTTAAATCACCCTTCTTCCACATTCTGAtgttcagtttgaactgcagcagatcgtcttgatcATGTCTACAtgtctaaatgcattgagttgctgccatgtgatagGCTGATTTGAAATTTGCATTAACCAGCAGTTGGGCAGGTTTGTCTAATAAAGTGGCCTGTGAGTGTATATTCACAAGGCACGCTCGAGTGGGAGggggattaaagaaaaaaggagagcaAAAAATGAAACGTAGGCTCTTATTATTATCCATATTGATTTGTACCAAAGAGAATAAAAATGGATAATAAAACTCATGAGTTGTAAAAGAGCCTAACAATcagtacaaatatttaaaagtattttaacagtaaaaaaaacttcattaaaactGCCCGACaaaaattctattctattgtattctacTGTTCCACAAACTTGGTAACAAAATAAGACAGACCTGGAACACGTCCTTCACATTCTCTGTCGCAGCAACAGTCATCTGGTTCTCCTGTCTAGGTGTGGTCAATCCTCAGGATGGGGTTCTGGACAGAATAAGAGAAGAGGCCAGTACTCTGTCCTAATCACACATTCACCTGAGCATCTCCAGCAGGATACTTACACAAAAGGCAGTGATTAAACTTTGCCATTGCTGTGTTTGAATGTGACATACATTTCCCAGTATCTTCCTTCCCCCGTTCACAGCGGCAGCCACAATCTCACACCCTGGTAAAGTGATCAGACTGACTGTACCTCCGTCTGCCATAATCCCTTGCCTCTCTTCACCATCAATGCTCCGGACTGACCATTTGACTGCGTCTTTCGGCCTGCTTCTCAGGCTACTGTTTTGTGCTCCTTCTGCTTTGGTGACTCTAGATCAGGGGGCAAATAGacccatgtacgtctttgttttccttgtctaaggtggaatctggctcaaaactgtatggctggatagctcccgtattggtcaccatttttgttggactGGTTGTTTTGGGTTAGggctgtgaggagctgtaaacaaagggattatgGAAAGTGGGGATGGGTTGCTCTGTGCTAGTGATCCCGCCCCCAACTTTTgttgaactcctgccactcagcagaaaccatgtcctgGAATATGACACAGGGTttggaatttttggctaaaaacagcataatcgtaATTTAAAGACAATTGGGAATGGTTTACAGAACCTGGTCATCTTGTTGCTGTGTTAACTCAGAGCTCTTCTGATGACCTGACTATTTTAGCTGAAGGTGTCAGCTCATCTGTTGATAGTAAAGCTTTCCAACAGAATGTTTGAAGGAGTCATTGGACATCATTTTTGTCTGccataaaatacataatatgGCTAGATTATGGAGAATTTTACACTAATTAAAAGTGTATTCATATTAGTTTTAAGTAAAGGTACAAATATGTACAGCCCAACAACAAAGGTGTGGATtagttgtaatgtttttttttcttttgttgttaaaCTTAACAAAAACCACCTGCCTTTCAGCATTGCAgaatttcaatacattttttaaatctatactGATAACCTGACCGATTTGTCAAATCATCTTTCAGGTTGTGGCTCGGTGCTGAATGTCAAGGGGGAGGTGGAGATGGATGCCATTGTGATGGATGGGAAAACATTGGGCAGCGGTTCAGTGTCCGCCGTACGCGACATCGCCAACCCCGTTCAGCTGGCACGGCTGGTCATGGAAAAGGTCTGTAAAGCAAACTGTCACGTTTCAGACCATCATGAAAAACTAGATCCTCCACTGCTGCTGAAAATCCAGAAGAACATCAAGCTGAGTCGTGTTTGAAGAATTGAATCTTTTCTGGTTTAAGGATGGGAGAAACTGGAACAGTTGTATTTGGACGGTGAACTTCACTTTGCATCCCGACAATCAGCTGACTTCTTTGATTCTTCCTTCAGACCAGTCACGCATTCCTGACAGCGGAAGGAGCCAGTAAATTTGCTCGCTCTGTGGGAGTTCCTGAGGTGTCTCAGGAGTCCCTCATCACCGAGTACTCCCGCatgttctggaaaaaaaacctgGTTCCAGATGCCAACCCTGTTGAGTGCCAAATGTAAGACCTCTCATATAATTGCTTCCAGAAGTTTCAAAGCAGCACATTATGAATTCTtcacttttgttctgtttacctGGCAGCTGTTGAATAAATCACTGGACCTTTAAGAAGCTCACCAAGGTTTAGTTTGCCACTGCTcggtcaaaagatgatcagagttccACTTTAATTCTTAGTTCTTACATTTTATAGAGGCCTAAGTGtctaaatatttgaaatcaACACATTCGTCGGTTTTGAATACATCcacttattttaaacttttaattacaTGGCTGTGGAAACTGGTCCAAGTGACCTACAGAGAGGCAAATGAGGATTTGAACACCTGTCTATCAGCTAGATTTCTGATCCTCAAAGACCTGTTAGTCTGTCTTTAAGTAGTCCTCTTCCGATTAGAAACACCTCTTTGAAGTTGTTATCTCCATAGAGACACCTGTCCACCAATACAATCAGTAAGACTCCAACTATTAACATGGTCTtggccaaagagctgtccaaggACACCAGAGACAAAACGGTAGACCTCCACAAGACTGGAAAGGCCCACAGGCAATTGCCAAGCatattggtgaaaaaaaaaaaactgttggagcaattatttATAGAATAGAAATAGCTAAACATGACTGTCAATCTCCCTTGGACAGGGGCTCCATGACAGGCTTACCTCGTGGGGTCTCAATATTCCTAAAACAGGTGAAGACTCAAAACTACACAGGAGGTCCTGGAAAGAGCTGCGACCACCGTTTCTACAGTTACTGTTGGTAACACTAAGACATCATAGTTTGAAATCATGCATGGAAGGATCCCTGCTTAAACCAGCTCATGTCCAGGCCCATCTTATGTTTGCCAGTGACCATTTGGATAATTCAGAGGAGTCTTTCTTCTTAAGCACCTTgtatattgtgcatttttaaaacaacactAGGTGGCGTTTGCTGGATTTTGAGTACAGAGAAACCGAGCAAAAGATAATCAGaatgagagagagagaaagaataGCATGTTAACTGAGATCGTGGCTTATGATGCCAAAAAGAGAATTCCAGTTgctgtttcatgtttttggacaataaaaacactgaaatctACCAAGCAGCCTCCTCATCTCTTAACAAGTGCAACCTTTTccacaagctcactcctgattgtcAAGAGTTGTTGCTATAGACATGTGCCATAGAAATGACGACACAGGTTAACGTAGATCAGTTACTGCTTACTGATTTCGACTGGGTCCAACCCGGCAGCGTCCTAATTGCAAAAGAAGTATGACTAAGTGTGAATCCAAatctcatatgcagtcaatggttaACCATCTATGGATCTTTATTAAAACTGTATGGTTcagttttttcatctgttgtctgGTACAGGGAGAAGATGGGCACAGTCGGCGCTGTAGCAGTTGATAAAGACGGCAATGTTGCATGTGCAACCTCCACAGGTGGAATGCCAAACAAGATGGAGGGTCGGGTAGGGGACACTCCGTGTGTAGGTCAGTCCTCACCCAAGGAAGCTAAAGAGTGATTCATTCTGCAGCTCAGTTATCATTTTTCACTTCGATTCGCATTGATTTGCATTGACCCACTCCtgtgaaaattgtgttattggggtttttaacaggttcttgaggcatttttctcatgatggaagacgaAGATgagtattttcttatttaattcATTGTTGAGCAATTTCAGACAAATACATActattggagagggactttaagtcTCGACAGTTTGGTTTGACATCAGAATTCAACAGTAGTAACTGGTTCTGGTGGACCTGCAGCATGAGTAATGATGGCCTGAAGACAAACTGTAACTATAGTAATATGAGAGACTGAAGCATGTTCCATTTTAGTCAACTGCAGCTACTGATCTTGGCCTTCAGTCCTGCCAAGGAATGAGTGGTTTGACCAGCATGACTAAGCAGTCAGACTGCAGCATCATGGTGGCAAATCTGGCCAGGAACTTCTTAACAATTTCATCTAAAACTaagtaatttaatattttaaatgctgCTAAGCTCTGAATCCGTGGCTTTGCAGTAATAAGTGTTGCACAATCTGAAGCTAAACTCTCAAATTCATAGTGGAGAGTTCCCATAAAATGACTTGATGCCACCTCAGCCTCCGTAGAAAAACCTCTTCTGGCGTTGTATAATCATGCAGATATTGGAGTCATTTCAACTCAAAACCATGAAGTTCTCTTCAAAAACACtataatgtttttctgttttttatcttaACACTTCACCCTGTTCTGCTGCTGTTATTGTCTGTCATGATTAATCTGGGTTCACAGTCGGAGGAGTCgttctgccttttttttgtcaaagtagAAAATTCCtgaacacagtaaaaaaaaaaaaaaaaaaaaaagcatcctcCATAGCTTGAAGGGCCCATACCATACACTCACTACAATCGCGAATATAGACAACAATGAATTGcgattaaaccatttttttaaactgtttaaatgtaatttttaaataaaccatccacattttcattatcagcacacagtggagtcatcttaaaatgtttgtatttattcgattttcactttgtgaaattattGACGTCATATCCTGTGTTcaggaaaatgaaagaaaagtagtgagcaggGTGTCTGAATTGGTCATGGTGTCCCAATAGATACACGGCCTAGGGGGTCTGGCAGGTTGCGGTCTCTACTAAGACAATCAGTGGGGGCCACGACTGATTGGGCTGCCTCGATCCTGTTGGTACCTGACCAGTGCTCCCACAGGGGAGGTGCTTGGGGCGGGGGCTGGGATTTGCCCCTGGGACTGGCTCCCTCTTGCCTCCTCTCTCCttgtgtggggtggggggtgttggGCCTGGGGGGTCGGCTCAGGTTCAGAATCCTGTGaagtttcgttaattgcgtcaagAGTTTCCGTTGTCAATAGAATGTAAACACTTCAGCtaaagctcaggtgttaaagctgacacttttttttcagaagttaagTCAGTGGGCGGAACTTCAGTCACAGTTTTTGAACGTAAAAAAGTTCTCActagtttactttgaaaacagggaGCTTCCCGACACAAAAATTTGTTTACTTCCGATGACAGTAGCGCTGCTCTTTTGGCTTCTTTTTAGTTCAcgaacttaaaatccaacattattctgcattttagagcaaaaatacatcgccCCAATATAAAATTTTACAACACTCTaccatatttataaagatcgtgaaTCAGCAATCTTGGACGTCGGCGAATATTCGTACTcaaattttcaggagcagatcggAAGTATCAAGCACCCGGATTTTCTGTTACAGCCCTAAGATGGACTACTTGGCAGTGGCCCCCTCCTGTGGTTGCCgcatggatttgcccctccccctcGGTTTTAATTGCACCTTCGGCATTTAGGACTCTTGGGATTTAGGACTATATAGTTCTTTAGGGAtaagggtgggaattcagacatagtgtttgtgttagcttgGTGGCGGAGCAgattcctggagggggcggttctcaacttgtgacgTAAGATCGCGAGGACCCGCTCGTCTTTCCGGGTATGGAaggggctgctgctgaaagtgcaagtttttagaggattactcagaaatgcgtgaacagatcaaaataccgctttggagtTGTTTATAGAGAGAAATAAATCATACAATGcacttaaaaattcaaaaagtggatttttcatggGATGGTCCCTTTAATATCACACTGGTTTTTCTTCTTCGGTCGGGGGTAGCATTGACATAATGAGTTGCAGACACGCTATCTTTCACGACATACGGCCCCAAAGAGCAGGCTGTGAGAGCAAACCCAGGGCTCGGTAGTAAAACCAAAACCTCATCCCCAGGTCTGAAATGGCGCTCTTTTGCTTTCAGGTCAAAGCGTTGCTTCATAGTATACTGAGGAGAGGAAAGGGTTTCCCTAGCTAAGGCTGTCGCCTGGTGCAGACATTCTCCACATTTGGAACCAAAATCCAAGACGTTAGTTCTAACTGAGGTCTCTGACAAGAACTGTTCTTTTATCACTTTGATTAGGCCACGCACATTGTGACCGAAAACCAGTTCAGCCGGACTGAATCCTGGGGTTTTCAGTTTGCCATCACGAATAGCACAGAGAACAAAATGCACTTCCTCATCCCAGTCATTTCCAGTTTTATGCCAATACTTGGGCGCACCCCAGGGGCGCGTCCCACCATTTGAAAAACACTGCCTTAAAGTGATAAGCACTTAAAATGGAATGAGAAATACCAAAGGACTGATATTTGCTTGAGTCtgttagagaaaaaaagttgctcAATTGGTTTCCACAACCTTTGGAGGACCAGCTGTAGTGATTCTCCTCAATGGGACAGCTTCTAGAAAACGAGTGGACACACACATCATagtcaacagaaaaacatttctagaTCTAGTTCTGGGTAGGAGCCCCACGCAATCAACAGTAACATGTTCAAAAGGTACACCAACAGCAGGAACAGGGAGCTGCGGCGCAGGTGGAACTACCTGATTTGACTTTCCCACTATTTGGCAGGTGTGGAGGTTTTAAAGATAGATAAGCTTTATTCCGGACTAGTAGTCAAATTACTGAACAGGATCATAAtcaatagcttaaaaaaacgtattttgtGTAATAGGAAGTGGAGGTTACGCCGACAACCAGTCAGGAGCTGTTTCTGCTACTGGTCATGGAGAAGCCAACATGAGGGTCACGCTGTCCAGACTCATCTTGTTTCACATGGAGCAAggtaacacacaaacacatcatcttctgatctacaGTACATTCCAAATTGTTaagcaaattatgtttttctatgaattttctaaataccTTATGCAAATGACTGTATCATTTT containing:
- the LOC112161851 gene encoding isoaspartyl peptidase/L-asparaginase isoform X2, which produces MIVVRGAGMMPVVVVHGGAVQVPEERAEITISGVCSAARSGYLVLEEGGSSLDAVVEAVVQMENSPYFSAGCGSVLNVKGEVEMDAIVMDGKTLGSGSVSAVRDIANPVQLARLVMEKTSHAFLTAEGASKFARSVGVPEVSQESLITEYSRMFWKKNLVPDANPVECQMEKMGTVGAVAVDKDGNVACATSTGGMPNKMEGRVGDTPCVGSGGYADNQSGAVSATGHGEANMRVTLSRLILFHMEQGQSAEAASDLGLAYLKSRLGALGGVVTVDPQGNWTSRFSTQQMPWAAAQNDTLHYGLNSGEHFRRSFSEQH
- the LOC112161851 gene encoding isoaspartyl peptidase/L-asparaginase isoform X1, with the protein product MSSIKTISSAEPPQVLGKDKTTPDETQHRGAGMMPVVVVHGGAVQVPEERAEITISGVCSAARSGYLVLEEGGSSLDAVVEAVVQMENSPYFSAGCGSVLNVKGEVEMDAIVMDGKTLGSGSVSAVRDIANPVQLARLVMEKTSHAFLTAEGASKFARSVGVPEVSQESLITEYSRMFWKKNLVPDANPVECQMEKMGTVGAVAVDKDGNVACATSTGGMPNKMEGRVGDTPCVGSGGYADNQSGAVSATGHGEANMRVTLSRLILFHMEQGQSAEAASDLGLAYLKSRLGALGGVVTVDPQGNWTSRFSTQQMPWAAAQNDTLHYGLNSGEHFRRSFSEQH
- the LOC112161851 gene encoding isoaspartyl peptidase/L-asparaginase isoform X3; its protein translation is MSSIKTISSAEPPQVLGKDKTTPDETQHRGCGSVLNVKGEVEMDAIVMDGKTLGSGSVSAVRDIANPVQLARLVMEKTSHAFLTAEGASKFARSVGVPEVSQESLITEYSRMFWKKNLVPDANPVECQMEKMGTVGAVAVDKDGNVACATSTGGMPNKMEGRVGDTPCVGSGGYADNQSGAVSATGHGEANMRVTLSRLILFHMEQGQSAEAASDLGLAYLKSRLGALGGVVTVDPQGNWTSRFSTQQMPWAAAQNDTLHYGLNSGEHFRRSFSEQH